The following are from one region of the Chanos chanos chromosome 10, fChaCha1.1, whole genome shotgun sequence genome:
- the taok3b gene encoding serine/threonine-protein kinase TAO3, whose product MSGYKRMRRQHQKQLIALENRLKAEMDEHKLRLQKEVETHANNTYIELERLAKKHVAQTDKEMKAVAGEERRIQQQIVAQQKKELTTFLETQKKQYRLCKERMREEMSEDPSTPKEEKQERLSRHKETVQRSQAEEEAQLLTQQRLVFERSCRALKRRSLIKKHELEQEQLREELNKKKTQKEMEHALMIRQDESTQELERRQLHTLQRLRIELLRLQHQTELENQEEYNSRRQRELHRKHALERRQQPRNLKALEMQIKKQFQDTCKVQNKQYKALRNHQLEVSPKSEHKAILKSLKEEQTRKLAVLAEQYEQSINEMMASQSLRLDGEQEAECEALKQQLQQEMELLDAYQSKTKTQMEVQHDRELQKLEQKVSLRRAHLEQKIEEELATLQKERTEKIKHLFERQERELETFDTESARLGFGSLGSIDFPKEDAR is encoded by the exons ATGTCAGGGTATAAGCGCATGCGGCGGCAGCACCAGAAGCAGCTGATTGCCCTGGAGAACCGGCTAAAAGCCGAGATGGATGAGCACAAGCTCCGGCTGCAGAAGGAAGTGGAGACACACGCCAACAACACCTACATTGAACTAGAGAGACTTGCCAAAAAACATGTGGCACAGACCGacaaggag ATGAAGGCAGTGgcaggggaagagaggagaatcCAGCAGCAAATTGTGGCCCAGCAAAAGAAGGAGTTGACCACCTTCttagagacacagaaaaaacagtACAGGTTGTGtaaagagaggatgagagag GAGATGAGTGAGGACCCCAGCACACCcaaggaggagaaacaggagcGCTTGTCACGGCACAAGGAAACAGTGCAGCGCTCCCAAGCGGAGGAAGAGGCCCAGCTGTTAACTCAGCAGAGACTGGTGTTTGAGAGGAGTTGTCGAGCTTTAAAACGCAGGAGCCTGATCAAGAAACATGAACTTGAGCAGGAGCAGCTGAGAGAG GAGCTTAATAAGAAGAAGACACAGAAGGAGATGGAACATGCACTGATGATCCGTCAGGACGAGTCCACCCAAGAGTTGGAACGTAGACAGCTACACACGCTCCAAAGGCTTCGTATAGAACTGCTCCGCTTGCAACATCAAACAGAGCTGGAAAACCAGGAGGAATATAACAGCCGCCGACAGAGAGAGCTACACAGGAAACATGCTCTGGAACGTCGACAGCAGCCCAGAAATCTGAAG GCATTGGAGATGCAGATCAAAAAGCAATTCCAGGACACATGCAAAGTGCAGAACAAGCAGTATAAAGCTCTGAGGAATCATCAGCTGGAGGTTTCCCCCAAGAGTGAGCACAAAGCCATTCTCAAGTCTCTAAAAGAGGAGCAGACGCGCAAGCTGGCGGTGTTGGCTGAGCAGTACGAGCAAAGCATCAATGAGATGATGGCCTCACAATCG CTGCGTCTAGATGGGGAGCAGGAGGCAGAGTGTGAGGCACTgaagcagcagctgcagcaggagATGGAGCTCTTAGATGCCTACCAAAGTAAGACAAAGACCCAGATGGAGGTCCAACATGATCGTGAGCTGCAGAAACTTGAACAGAAGGTCTCTTTACGCCGCGCTCATCTGGAACAGAAG ATTGAGGAGGAACTGGCTACACTTCAGAAGGAGCGAACTGAAAAgatcaaacatttatttgagCGCCAGGAAAGAGAATTGGAAACCTTCGACACAGAGAGTGCTCGTTTAGGCTTTGGAAGCCTAGGATCCATTGACTTTCCTAAGGAGGATGCCAGATGA
- the m17 gene encoding IL-6 subfamily cytokine M17 produces MARNKNLGGALLSVLLFTAIGFLGAAEQCDSQSCGKTLRKSLKLTRVTLKNAEALLETYKKSQGDFAELYCQMAMENIPGSSISGQVSSERMVNVYTRLKEFLPHLKMVAEQQTEMQIPSHSLFNELTEVQDRTGHVSFKVNCLLQILMPNMPIPEPPKPTGLPPSLNYFQKKVYGCVVLTRLKEFLMQTAQELRTHKDKMCMHRTPRLSQNY; encoded by the exons ATGGCTCGCAACAAAAATTTGGGTGGAG CTCTCCTGTCAGTTCTCCTGTTTACTGCTATTGGGTTCTTGGGAGCTGCAGAACAATGTGATTCACAGAGCTGTGGCAAAACTCTTCGCAAAAGCCTGAAACTCACCAGAGTCACATTAAAAAATGCTGAGGCCCTTCTGGAAACATAT aaaaaaagccaGGGTGACTTTGCAGAGCTCTACTGTCAGATGGCCATGGAGAACATTCCAGGATCTTCAATCTCTGGGCAGGTCTCTTCTGAACGGATGGTGAATGTTTACACTCGTCTGAAAGAATTTTTACCACACTTGAAAATGGTGGcagaacaacagacagaaatgcagaTCCCTTCCCATTCCCTGTTCAATGAGCTCACTGAAGTCCAGGACAGAACAGGTCACGTGTCATTCAAAGTGAACTGTCTTTTACAAATCCTCATGCCAAACATGCCTATCCCTGAACCACCGAAGCCCACTGGACTTCCCCCTTCTCTCAATTATTTCCAAAAGAAGGTCTATGGCTGTGTGGTCCTCACCAGGCTCAAGGAGTTCCTAATGCAAACAGCCCAAGAGCTGAGAACACATAAGGATAAAATGTGTATGCACAGGACTCCAAGATTGTCACAAAACTACTAA
- the tescb gene encoding tescalcin b, giving the protein MGAFHSVSDDHPYRDLAAKTGFSLEQIGSLHNRFKQLSHNEDVLKREDFNSIPDLACNPIRTQIIKAFFDRRNFQGNGTGSVQEIGFEEFLTVMSYFRPPSSRMTEEQREEMRRAKLRFLFNMHDTDNDGTITLEEYRHVVEELLSSSGTLGKETAKGISDAAMLEVASITMGHMEPDEFYEGITFDHFLKILKEIEIDTKMHIRF; this is encoded by the exons ATGGGTGCGTTTCACTCCGTGTCTGATGACCACCCGTACCGAGATCTGGCTGCTAAGACCGGTT tttCACTGGAACAGATTGGATCCCTTCACAATCGATTCAAGCAGCTCAGCCACAATGAGGATGTGCTTAA GAGAGAAGACTTCAACTCAATCCCAGACCTGGCTTGCAACCCCATCCGAACTCAAATTATCAAGGCCTTCTTTGATAGAAG AAACTTCCAAGGGAACGGCACAGGGTCTGTTCAGGAGATTGGTTTTGAAGAATTTCTGACTGTCATGTCGTACTTCAGACCCCCATCATCACGCATGACAGAGGAACAGCGGGAAGAAATGAGAAGAGCCAAACTACGCT TCCTGTTTAACATGCATGACACTGACAACGATGGTACCATAACACTGGAGGAATACAGACAC gtggtggaggagctTCTGTCTAGCAGTGGGACTCTTGGGAAAGAGACGGCCAAAGGAATCTCAGACGCTGCAATGCTGGAGGTGGCCAGTATCACCATGGGTCACATG gaaccGGATGAATTCTATGAGGGGATCACCTTTGATCATTTTTTGAAG attttgaagGAGATTGAGATTGACACAAAGATGCATATTCGTTTTTAA